A genomic window from Ruminiclostridium cellulolyticum H10 includes:
- the leuS gene encoding leucine--tRNA ligase, with the protein MPYSADIDRKWQKKWEETGIYRFNPEETDKKLYCLEMFSYPSGANLHVGHWYNYGLTDSWARMKRMQGYNVFHPMGFDAFGLPAENYAIKTGIHPQDSTLKNIETMEGQLKEMGATFDWDYEIKTCMPDYYKWTQWLFLQLYKSGLAYRKNAPVNWCPKCNTVLANEQVVDGCCERCDTEVTKRDLTQWFFKITAYAQELLDKLDTIDWPEKTKKIQTNWIGRSEGAEISFKVVDTDIEFQVFTTRADTLYGVTYVVLAPENPIVENITRPEYAEAVEKYKNDTKKQTEIERLSTTKEKTGVFTGSYAIHPITGEKVPVWIADYVLASYGTGCVMAVPSHDERDFEFAKKYNLPIKRVIKSADGSNDELPYCEYGVLVNSSEFDGVPSTEARTAIIKKLEADGKGSLKINYRLRDWLVSRQRYWGAPIPVVYCEHCGEVAVPEENLPVTLPYNVEFKPDGESPLKKSEEFMNTVCPKCGATAKRDPDTLDTFVCSSWYHLRYPDNRNNDKPFDTEWINKLLPVDKYVGGAEHAAMHLLYARFITKALRDLGFLNFDEPFLSLVHQGTILAPDGSKMSKSRGNTISPDDYVRKYGSDIFRMYLGFGFNYVDGGPWSDDGIKAISRFASRIERLVESLAEQKSKASRTDIDKDDKELNFVRHTAIKGATQDTDRFQFNTAISRCMELVNALFKYDAEVKTKNIQLFEDTIKDLVKLVSPFAPHFAEEMWEQLGCEYSLFNQKWPEFDENALVKDTIELAVQVNGTVRGKIEIAADADNSAAEAAALADEKIKPFLDGKEIKKVIVVKGRLVNIVAK; encoded by the coding sequence ATGCCATACTCAGCAGATATAGATAGAAAGTGGCAAAAAAAGTGGGAAGAAACAGGTATTTATAGGTTTAACCCTGAAGAAACCGACAAAAAGCTATACTGTCTGGAGATGTTTTCATACCCATCAGGTGCTAACCTTCATGTGGGACATTGGTACAATTACGGTTTGACTGATTCCTGGGCCAGAATGAAAAGAATGCAGGGATATAATGTGTTTCATCCCATGGGCTTCGATGCTTTTGGGCTTCCCGCAGAAAACTATGCAATAAAAACAGGTATTCATCCACAGGACTCTACACTAAAAAATATTGAGACAATGGAAGGCCAGCTCAAGGAAATGGGTGCTACCTTTGATTGGGATTATGAGATAAAAACCTGTATGCCCGACTATTACAAATGGACACAGTGGCTGTTTCTTCAATTATATAAGTCCGGCCTTGCCTATAGAAAAAATGCACCTGTTAACTGGTGCCCGAAATGCAACACCGTTCTTGCAAATGAGCAGGTGGTTGACGGGTGCTGTGAAAGATGTGATACAGAGGTAACAAAGCGTGACCTGACTCAGTGGTTCTTTAAGATAACCGCTTATGCTCAGGAACTTCTGGATAAGCTTGATACTATTGACTGGCCAGAAAAAACAAAAAAGATACAAACAAACTGGATAGGACGTTCAGAAGGTGCTGAAATATCCTTCAAAGTTGTTGACACAGATATTGAGTTTCAGGTATTCACAACAAGAGCCGACACCCTTTATGGTGTAACATATGTTGTTCTGGCTCCTGAAAATCCAATAGTTGAGAACATAACAAGACCCGAGTATGCAGAAGCAGTTGAAAAGTATAAAAACGATACTAAAAAGCAGACAGAAATAGAAAGGCTTTCAACAACAAAAGAAAAGACAGGTGTATTCACCGGCAGTTATGCAATTCACCCAATCACGGGGGAAAAAGTACCTGTATGGATTGCGGACTACGTTCTTGCAAGCTATGGAACAGGATGTGTAATGGCTGTTCCGTCACATGATGAACGTGACTTTGAATTTGCAAAGAAATATAACCTGCCTATTAAGAGGGTTATAAAAAGTGCTGACGGTTCAAATGACGAGCTTCCGTACTGTGAATACGGTGTTCTGGTTAATAGTTCAGAATTTGACGGGGTTCCCTCTACTGAAGCGAGAACCGCTATAATAAAGAAGCTGGAAGCTGACGGCAAAGGAAGTTTGAAGATAAACTACAGACTGAGAGACTGGCTTGTTTCAAGACAAAGGTACTGGGGTGCCCCTATCCCTGTAGTTTACTGCGAGCACTGCGGCGAAGTTGCAGTCCCGGAAGAAAACCTCCCTGTTACTCTTCCTTACAATGTTGAATTTAAACCTGACGGAGAATCCCCTCTTAAAAAGAGTGAGGAATTTATGAATACCGTTTGTCCGAAATGCGGTGCTACGGCCAAGAGAGATCCTGATACTCTCGATACATTTGTTTGCTCGTCATGGTACCATCTCAGATATCCTGACAATCGAAACAATGATAAGCCCTTTGACACCGAATGGATAAACAAGCTGCTCCCTGTTGACAAGTACGTAGGCGGTGCCGAACATGCAGCAATGCATCTGCTGTATGCGAGGTTTATAACCAAAGCATTGAGAGATTTGGGCTTCCTCAATTTTGACGAACCGTTCCTGTCACTTGTACACCAAGGTACAATACTTGCCCCAGATGGGAGTAAAATGAGTAAATCAAGAGGAAACACTATTTCTCCTGATGATTACGTGAGAAAGTACGGTTCCGATATATTCAGAATGTACCTTGGTTTCGGTTTCAACTATGTTGATGGCGGACCATGGAGTGATGACGGAATAAAAGCTATTTCAAGATTTGCAAGCAGAATAGAAAGGCTTGTTGAAAGTCTAGCAGAGCAAAAATCAAAGGCTTCCAGAACTGATATAGACAAGGATGACAAGGAGCTGAACTTTGTCCGTCATACTGCTATAAAAGGTGCCACTCAGGATACCGACAGATTCCAGTTCAACACCGCAATTTCCCGCTGTATGGAGCTTGTAAACGCACTTTTCAAGTATGATGCAGAGGTCAAAACTAAGAATATACAACTATTTGAGGATACTATAAAAGACCTGGTCAAGCTTGTTTCTCCTTTTGCACCTCACTTTGCAGAAGAAATGTGGGAACAGCTGGGCTGCGAATACTCTTTATTCAACCAGAAATGGCCTGAATTTGACGAAAATGCGTTAGTTAAAGACACTATAGAGCTTGCAGTACAGGTTAACGGTACAGTCAGGGGCAAAATAGAGATTGCCGCCGATGCTGACAACAGTGCAGCGGAAGCTGCTGCCTTGGCTGATGAGAAAATAAAGCCTTTCCTTGATGGAAAAGAGATAAAGAAAGTAATAGTAGTAAAAGGAAGACTCGTTAATATAGTTGCAAAATAA
- the pepF gene encoding oligoendopeptidase F, translating to MTSGKTLPKRKDIEERFKWKLEDIYKDTDSWEKDFKQVKELAAQMVNFKGKLGNSADTLLDCFKKSDELLSLNDKVFVYARMKRDEDNGNSTYQALTERASTLATEVYAAISFVVPEMLTIPEDKLMSFLNSNKELSVYMFMVQENLRQKEHILTEKEEQILALSTEISDTAGDIFTMYNNADIKFPHIRDEEGEEIEVTKGRYTTLMESRDRRVRKDAFEALYSTYSKMKNTLGASLTGNVKKNRFYSVVRNYPSALAASLDNDNVPVEVYDNLIETVNKNLHLLNRYLKLRKKVLKLDALHMYDLYVPMVEEYDKKVTYEEAKKIVQEGLQPLGEEYIGYLKKGLNSGWIDIYENEGKTSGAYAWGTYKTHPYVLLNYQDNINDVYTLTHEMGHALHSYYTNMTQPYVYSEYRIFVAEVASTVNESLLMRYMLSKSESKQEKAYLLNHYLEEFRGTVFRQTMFAEFEKLIHQKTEQGEALNAQELCDIYYDLNKKYFGETVDVDEEIAMEWSRIPHFYSSFYVYKYATGFSAATAIAEKIYKEGKPAVDKYLEFLKGGGSNYPLELLKIAGVDLSSPKPIEDALNVFEKTLEELEELLV from the coding sequence ATGACTTCAGGAAAGACACTACCCAAGAGAAAAGACATTGAGGAAAGGTTTAAATGGAAACTGGAGGATATATATAAAGATACGGATTCATGGGAAAAAGACTTTAAGCAAGTTAAGGAATTGGCGGCACAAATGGTAAACTTCAAGGGCAAGCTTGGAAATAGTGCGGATACACTGCTTGATTGCTTCAAGAAAAGTGATGAACTATTATCTCTTAATGATAAGGTCTTTGTTTATGCAAGAATGAAGAGAGATGAGGATAATGGAAATTCAACCTACCAGGCGTTGACAGAGAGAGCGTCTACCCTTGCAACAGAGGTTTATGCCGCAATTTCATTTGTTGTTCCCGAAATGCTCACAATACCCGAAGACAAGCTTATGTCTTTCTTGAATTCAAATAAGGAGCTTTCCGTGTACATGTTCATGGTACAGGAAAATTTGAGACAGAAGGAGCATATTTTAACTGAGAAGGAAGAACAGATTCTTGCACTTTCAACTGAAATATCTGACACAGCAGGCGACATCTTCACCATGTACAACAATGCTGACATAAAATTCCCCCACATACGGGACGAAGAAGGTGAGGAAATAGAAGTTACCAAAGGCAGATATACAACATTGATGGAAAGCAGGGACAGAAGAGTCCGTAAAGATGCTTTTGAAGCCTTGTACAGTACTTACAGCAAAATGAAAAATACACTTGGTGCATCACTTACGGGAAATGTAAAGAAAAACAGGTTTTATTCCGTTGTAAGAAACTATCCTTCAGCTCTGGCAGCATCTCTGGATAATGACAACGTTCCTGTAGAGGTTTATGATAATCTTATAGAAACGGTTAACAAAAACCTGCATTTATTGAATAGATATTTAAAGCTGAGAAAAAAGGTATTAAAGCTGGATGCACTTCATATGTACGATTTATACGTTCCCATGGTAGAAGAATACGACAAGAAGGTTACCTATGAGGAAGCCAAGAAAATTGTACAAGAAGGACTACAGCCGCTCGGTGAGGAATACATCGGATATCTTAAAAAGGGTTTGAATTCGGGATGGATTGATATTTATGAAAATGAAGGCAAAACCAGCGGAGCATATGCATGGGGTACTTATAAAACACATCCCTATGTGCTGCTCAACTATCAGGACAACATAAATGATGTGTATACTCTGACACATGAAATGGGACATGCACTGCACTCATACTATACCAATATGACTCAGCCTTACGTTTATTCTGAATACAGGATATTTGTTGCAGAGGTCGCCTCAACAGTGAATGAATCACTGCTCATGAGGTATATGTTATCAAAATCAGAGAGCAAACAAGAGAAAGCATATTTGTTGAACCATTATCTTGAGGAGTTCAGGGGGACAGTATTCAGACAGACAATGTTCGCAGAATTTGAAAAGCTGATACACCAAAAGACCGAACAGGGAGAGGCACTAAACGCACAGGAACTTTGTGATATTTACTATGACTTGAACAAAAAATATTTTGGAGAAACAGTTGACGTTGATGAGGAAATTGCAATGGAATGGTCAAGAATTCCGCACTTCTACAGTAGTTTTTACGTATATAAATATGCCACAGGCTTCTCAGCTGCAACTGCTATTGCAGAAAAAATTTATAAAGAAGGTAAGCCAGCGGTTGATAAATATCTGGAGTTCCTTAAAGGCGGAGGCTCTAACTATCCCCTGGAGCTTTTAAAAATAGCCGGTGTAGACCTTTCTTCACCGAAGCCCATAGAAGATGCCTTAAATGTATTTGAAAAGACTTTGGAAGAGCTGGAAGAACTTTTAGTATAA
- a CDS encoding accessory gene regulator B family protein, which produces MNITFYRKLAYKVADSVTRNGQYTETEIKDIRYGLVCIFSDFYKTLLYLLIFTVFSLTKEFISAFIAFLLLRPFLGGYHFKSELVCIIMSFLTMAIAIFAGKIIIIPYYIQLLLIIALPIFALLIIPVKDSPKKEYRKRTGILTGLITVLLLLSDYFYMPDNIITWSVLEVYVLSVYQLLIIKYMHNM; this is translated from the coding sequence ATGAATATTACTTTTTATAGGAAGCTTGCATACAAAGTGGCTGATTCAGTCACAAGGAATGGGCAGTATACAGAAACTGAAATTAAAGACATTCGTTACGGGCTGGTATGTATCTTCTCAGATTTTTATAAAACTCTTCTATACTTATTGATATTTACAGTGTTCTCTTTAACAAAGGAGTTTATCTCAGCATTTATTGCTTTTCTTCTGCTTCGGCCCTTTCTTGGGGGTTATCATTTTAAAAGTGAGCTTGTATGTATTATAATGTCATTTCTGACCATGGCCATAGCTATATTTGCAGGTAAAATAATTATAATTCCCTACTATATCCAATTATTGCTTATTATAGCTCTTCCAATTTTTGCATTATTAATTATACCTGTAAAAGACAGCCCAAAAAAAGAGTACCGAAAAAGAACAGGGATTTTAACAGGATTAATTACAGTTTTACTCCTACTGTCAGACTATTTCTATATGCCTGATAATATAATTACCTGGTCTGTTTTAGAAGTTTATGTATTATCTGTATACCAACTACTAATTATCAAATATATGCATAATATGTAA
- a CDS encoding DEAD/DEAH box helicase, translating into MFKISKEAIYSLSTPLRYKKGMDYFRDRRVKSLSFNQEMLLFDASVLGTRPYNVQAQFAKSGNLTDYSCTCSDFEKNNKCCKHIAAVLFLIKEKDEQGFFNSSVQKKAAKDIFQFFSDKSSGVKLPVNMEFNLELINRKYSVSKRGPLAALSLRIGRDRLYIVRNIRQLLECLKNNTEIVFGKGFTFDPSIHDFRENDKSVILYLQEIWQNENLVHYFTGELSKYSTFIDKDIFLSGAALKRLLQLLHDTQFNVIHNNIKIQNVIIKNQDLPLEFTLTGNASSIDLNINTNLPLDQITSDSEYFLYGDTIYRVSTAQREYFKPFFNYMQQENVNRITFIEKDKERFFSEVLPYVEKTGKVYIDENVQEMVQRVNFEPEIYLDKFEDIITADVKFKYGDRIINPFSAFGDQVSMGKILVRDMEKEGVILDLLGESDFKVNANRIYLDEEEKIFDFVNTIVPKLQEYTQIFYSESFKSMTMKRLPSFSGFLRLNTLNNFLEFSFDMEGVGRDELSSIFRNVREKKKYFRLKNGAFLPLDSDGLVTMSELIDQLGLTMDDLDSELVQLPMYRAFFIDGMLKETGMKFFERNKAFKDLVHDIQEPSETEFQIPETLKGILRNYQKLGFKWLKTLSTYGLGGILADDMGLGKTLQVITLLQYDKNVSGPATSIVIVPTSLIYNWCSEVDKFAPDLKITAVVGNKAEREELIRESVNSDVIVTSYALIRRDIEDYKDYIFRYCILDEAQHIKNPASQAAKAVKQLVSQHRFALTGTPMENNLTELWSVFDFILPGYLRSHGKFVEKFESPISKGDNSALVSLSKQLKPFILRRLKQDVLKELPEKIEHTIEADLTDEQKKLYVAYLEKAKGDILKEINENGYERSQIKILSVLTRLRQLCCHPSLFVDNYEGDSGKLLLLKEIVGDSLTSGHRILLFSQFTSMLAIIRQWLQEDGIDYLYLDGSTPADERMKMVTNFNNGQGQIFLLSLKSGGTGLNLTGADTVIHYDPWWNPAVEDQATDRAYRIGQLKTVHVMKLVTHGTIEEKILHLKDRKKQLVDAVIQSGETLITKLTKEELTELFEI; encoded by the coding sequence ATGTTTAAAATTTCTAAAGAAGCCATTTATTCATTGTCTACACCCTTGAGATATAAAAAGGGAATGGACTATTTCAGGGATAGGCGTGTTAAATCCTTATCCTTTAATCAAGAAATGTTATTGTTTGATGCATCAGTTTTGGGAACTCGCCCGTACAACGTGCAAGCACAGTTTGCCAAGTCCGGTAATCTCACTGATTATTCATGTACCTGTTCAGATTTTGAAAAGAACAATAAATGTTGCAAGCACATTGCCGCCGTTCTTTTCTTAATTAAGGAAAAGGATGAGCAGGGTTTTTTTAATTCTTCTGTTCAAAAGAAGGCAGCAAAAGATATTTTTCAGTTTTTTTCAGATAAAAGCTCAGGAGTAAAGCTTCCTGTTAATATGGAATTTAATTTGGAATTAATAAATAGAAAGTACTCTGTTTCAAAAAGAGGACCCCTTGCAGCTCTGTCTCTTCGTATCGGCAGAGACAGACTTTATATTGTCAGGAATATCAGACAACTGTTAGAATGTCTGAAAAATAATACAGAGATTGTTTTCGGGAAAGGATTTACATTTGACCCCTCCATACATGACTTTAGAGAAAATGACAAGTCTGTTATTTTATACCTTCAGGAAATATGGCAGAATGAAAATCTTGTACACTATTTTACAGGTGAATTAAGTAAGTACAGTACTTTTATAGATAAAGATATTTTCCTCTCTGGAGCGGCTCTTAAAAGGCTCCTTCAGCTATTACATGATACCCAATTTAATGTAATACACAATAATATAAAAATTCAAAATGTTATTATAAAAAATCAAGATCTTCCTTTAGAATTTACGCTAACAGGAAATGCCTCCTCCATAGATCTGAATATAAATACTAATCTGCCTCTTGACCAGATAACCTCTGATTCTGAATATTTTTTATACGGTGACACTATTTACAGGGTTTCAACTGCCCAGAGGGAATACTTTAAACCCTTTTTTAACTATATGCAGCAGGAGAATGTTAATCGTATAACCTTTATAGAAAAAGATAAGGAACGTTTCTTTTCAGAGGTACTCCCTTATGTCGAAAAAACCGGAAAAGTATACATAGACGAAAATGTTCAGGAAATGGTTCAGAGAGTTAATTTCGAGCCTGAAATCTATCTGGACAAATTTGAAGATATAATAACTGCTGATGTAAAGTTCAAGTACGGTGACCGTATTATCAATCCTTTTTCAGCATTTGGGGACCAAGTCTCCATGGGTAAGATTCTAGTAAGGGATATGGAAAAAGAAGGTGTTATTCTTGACCTTCTGGGTGAAAGCGATTTTAAGGTGAATGCTAACAGAATATACCTGGATGAAGAAGAAAAGATATTTGATTTTGTAAATACAATTGTTCCTAAACTACAGGAGTATACACAGATTTTCTATTCAGAAAGCTTCAAGTCCATGACTATGAAAAGACTTCCCTCATTTTCGGGATTTTTGAGGCTGAATACACTCAACAATTTTCTTGAATTTAGTTTTGATATGGAAGGCGTAGGACGTGATGAGTTATCATCTATATTTCGGAACGTAAGAGAAAAGAAAAAATATTTCCGCTTAAAAAATGGTGCCTTCCTTCCCCTTGATTCAGATGGACTTGTAACTATGTCTGAACTAATCGATCAACTTGGGCTGACAATGGACGATTTGGATAGTGAGCTGGTTCAGCTTCCCATGTACAGAGCTTTTTTTATAGACGGTATGCTGAAAGAAACCGGAATGAAATTCTTTGAGCGAAATAAGGCCTTTAAAGATTTAGTTCATGATATTCAAGAACCTTCCGAGACTGAATTTCAAATTCCCGAGACCCTTAAAGGAATATTAAGAAATTATCAAAAACTAGGATTTAAATGGCTTAAAACTTTGTCAACATACGGCCTTGGAGGTATTCTCGCTGATGATATGGGTTTGGGAAAAACCTTGCAGGTTATTACACTTCTACAGTACGATAAAAATGTTTCCGGCCCCGCAACATCTATAGTCATTGTTCCGACCTCCCTTATATATAACTGGTGTTCGGAAGTTGACAAATTTGCACCAGATTTGAAGATAACTGCTGTTGTTGGAAACAAGGCGGAGCGTGAGGAACTTATAAGAGAATCTGTCAACTCGGATGTAATTGTCACATCTTATGCCCTTATCAGACGTGATATTGAAGACTACAAGGATTATATATTCAGATACTGTATACTTGACGAAGCGCAACACATTAAAAACCCCGCATCCCAGGCAGCTAAAGCCGTAAAACAGCTTGTATCTCAGCATAGGTTCGCACTTACAGGAACACCTATGGAAAATAATCTTACGGAGCTGTGGTCAGTTTTTGATTTTATTTTACCCGGTTATCTGCGATCCCATGGTAAATTTGTTGAAAAGTTTGAATCCCCCATTTCAAAAGGAGACAATTCTGCTTTAGTGTCCTTGAGCAAACAATTAAAACCATTTATACTCAGAAGACTCAAGCAAGATGTTCTTAAAGAATTACCCGAGAAAATAGAGCATACTATTGAAGCGGACCTTACCGATGAGCAGAAAAAACTTTACGTTGCTTATCTTGAGAAAGCTAAAGGAGACATTTTAAAGGAAATCAACGAAAACGGCTATGAGCGAAGCCAAATAAAGATTTTATCGGTTCTAACACGACTAAGACAGCTTTGCTGCCATCCTTCACTGTTTGTAGACAACTACGAAGGTGACAGCGGTAAGCTACTGCTCCTTAAGGAAATAGTAGGAGACTCTTTGACCTCCGGGCATAGAATACTTCTGTTTTCACAGTTTACATCAATGCTCGCAATTATCAGGCAGTGGCTTCAGGAGGATGGAATAGATTATTTATATCTTGATGGATCAACTCCCGCTGACGAAAGAATGAAAATGGTTACAAACTTTAACAACGGGCAGGGTCAGATTTTCCTTCTGTCCCTTAAATCAGGAGGAACCGGATTAAATCTGACAGGTGCTGATACGGTTATTCACTATGACCCCTGGTGGAACCCTGCCGTAGAAGACCAGGCAACTGATCGAGCCTATCGTATAGGTCAGTTAAAAACCGTTCATGTGATGAAACTGGTTACACACGGCACAATAGAGGAGAAAATATTACACCTTAAAGATAGGAAAAAACAGCTGGTTGATGCAGTTATCCAATCCGGGGAAACCCTTATTACCAAGCTGACAAAGGAAGAACTGACGGAACTTTTCGAAATATAG
- a CDS encoding aminopeptidase — MNDPRIEKLAQNLINYSCELKAGEKILIENIGNEIPLSRALIREAYKVGAIPYLTIKNPELERVLLEQCTEEQMKDMARYELERMKDMDAYIGIRSGDNVSEKASVPSDKMKIYMSLFSKPVHSEQRVEHTKWCVMRYPTHSMAQLANTPTEYFEDFYFKVCNLDYAKMSKAMDPLVKIMESTDKVRITGKGTDLTFSIKGLPAIKCDGKMNIPDGEVFTAPIRDSVNGVISYNCPAVYQGVTFENIRLEFKDGKIVDATANDTERINEIFDTDEAARYVGEFAIGVNPYIETPMKDTLFDEKIRGSIHFTPGSCYDECPNGNKSSIHWDLVFIQRPEYGGGEIWFDDKLIRKDGLFVPAELQALNPENLK, encoded by the coding sequence ATGAATGATCCACGCATAGAAAAACTTGCACAAAATTTGATTAACTACTCATGTGAACTAAAGGCGGGGGAGAAAATCTTGATTGAGAATATCGGTAATGAGATTCCCTTATCAAGAGCATTAATCCGTGAGGCATACAAGGTTGGTGCAATTCCATACCTTACAATAAAGAATCCGGAATTGGAAAGAGTACTTCTTGAACAGTGTACAGAAGAACAAATGAAGGACATGGCTCGTTATGAGTTGGAAAGAATGAAGGATATGGACGCATACATCGGAATCAGGTCAGGGGATAATGTAAGCGAAAAGGCTTCTGTTCCGTCTGATAAGATGAAGATATACATGTCACTGTTTTCAAAGCCAGTACATTCAGAACAGCGGGTTGAACATACAAAGTGGTGTGTAATGAGATATCCGACTCACTCAATGGCGCAGCTGGCAAATACTCCAACGGAATATTTTGAAGATTTTTATTTTAAAGTATGCAATTTGGATTATGCTAAGATGTCAAAAGCTATGGACCCCCTTGTAAAAATAATGGAATCTACTGACAAGGTAAGGATTACAGGTAAGGGGACAGACTTGACATTTTCAATAAAAGGACTGCCTGCAATAAAGTGTGACGGTAAAATGAATATCCCTGACGGAGAGGTATTTACTGCACCGATTAGGGACTCGGTAAATGGTGTAATAAGCTACAACTGCCCTGCCGTATATCAGGGTGTTACTTTTGAGAATATTCGCCTTGAGTTTAAGGATGGTAAGATTGTAGATGCTACAGCAAACGATACCGAACGTATCAATGAAATTTTTGATACTGACGAAGCAGCAAGGTACGTAGGGGAGTTTGCAATCGGCGTAAATCCTTACATTGAAACCCCTATGAAGGATACCCTGTTTGACGAAAAGATAAGGGGAAGTATTCACTTTACACCCGGAAGCTGTTATGATGAATGTCCGAATGGGAATAAGTCATCAATCCATTGGGATCTTGTATTTATTCAAAGACCTGAGTATGGCGGGGGAGAAATATGGTTTGATGATAAGCTTATAAGAAAAGACGGACTTTTTGTACCGGCTGAACTTCAAGCATTAAATCCTGAAAATTTGAAATAG
- a CDS encoding sensor histidine kinase encodes MAFYFLSGQRKFIKNNYIRIACFVSIYTIYTYWITKFLPSGLHSILIASLTCFILNYILNGTLLKSFVKVLIIFLGIAIIESLIGLACTTIIGKPMSVLIHNNEVLLVLGIIAKLIQSTIVFILYNSHDGFSWLKDGNPYQSRYKQTLIMIFAVLFFMIGTNIYISKDPQNLLLYNIFTFVIYIVLIISMLSAFREGSKLEILQYANELKKENVFQLISFNEMVAKERHEYKNHLNTIYGLCTLNRPDLSEKVKQYINNYANNSETKNINVCSGNDFVDAIISVKYNNALKKDIEVLVDFEEPLSSAVIDEDTAVTVLSNIIDNAYESILGIDREKKYIRLETYIDNDIYYMSISNNGPMIPEAIIKKIFSAGYSTKENSSKKRGFGLSIVQSQIEKCGGSIHINSNEEITEFLITLIVNNQVS; translated from the coding sequence ATGGCTTTTTATTTTCTATCAGGCCAGCGTAAATTCATAAAAAATAATTATATTCGGATTGCCTGCTTTGTATCTATTTATACAATATATACATACTGGATTACCAAGTTTTTGCCGTCAGGGCTGCATTCAATTTTAATTGCATCCCTTACATGTTTTATACTTAACTATATACTTAACGGAACTCTTTTAAAAAGTTTTGTCAAAGTTCTAATTATTTTTTTGGGAATAGCTATTATTGAAAGTCTCATCGGTCTGGCATGTACGACTATCATAGGCAAGCCAATGTCAGTATTGATTCACAATAATGAAGTACTGTTAGTTCTAGGTATTATAGCAAAGCTGATTCAAAGCACTATTGTATTTATATTATACAATTCCCACGATGGATTTTCCTGGTTAAAGGACGGAAACCCCTATCAGTCAAGATACAAGCAGACTCTTATAATGATTTTTGCAGTACTGTTCTTTATGATAGGAACAAATATTTATATTTCCAAAGACCCCCAAAATCTACTTCTTTATAATATTTTTACCTTTGTTATATATATCGTTTTGATTATTTCAATGCTTTCTGCCTTCAGGGAAGGTTCAAAGCTTGAGATTCTGCAATATGCAAATGAACTTAAAAAAGAAAACGTTTTTCAGTTGATTTCCTTTAACGAAATGGTGGCTAAAGAAAGGCACGAATATAAAAACCATTTAAATACTATATACGGTCTTTGTACCCTAAACAGACCTGACCTAAGTGAAAAGGTCAAGCAATATATAAACAATTATGCCAATAACAGCGAGACCAAGAATATAAATGTATGTTCTGGTAACGACTTTGTTGACGCAATTATCAGCGTAAAATATAATAACGCTTTAAAGAAAGATATAGAAGTTCTTGTGGACTTTGAAGAACCTTTATCAAGTGCAGTAATAGACGAAGACACTGCTGTTACTGTTTTATCTAATATAATAGATAATGCTTATGAATCTATATTAGGAATAGATAGGGAAAAAAAGTATATACGTCTTGAAACATATATCGATAATGATATTTACTATATGTCTATTTCCAACAACGGCCCCATGATTCCCGAAGCAATTATTAAGAAAATTTTCAGTGCAGGTTATTCCACTAAAGAAAATTCATCCAAAAAAAGAGGCTTCGGCCTGAGTATAGTTCAATCACAGATAGAAAAGTGCGGGGGCAGCATCCATATTAACAGCAACGAAGAAATTACAGAATTTCTCATAACACTTATAGTGAATAATCAGGTAAGCTGA